The following are from one region of the Stigmatella ashevillena genome:
- a CDS encoding M1 family metallopeptidase — protein sequence MARLDPHSFNDDTQPATESLDWKARVDFRTRRLHAEVTLTLREASAGPLDLDTRDLDIRAVVDAQGRPLPYLLSPPEPILGSRLRVELPAGLRQLTVRYRTSPQSSALQWLTPSQTAGGLHPFLFSQCQAIHARSVVPLQDTPRIRVRYTAALTLPKALKAVMAAGFLRREEHGVEAVEHYEMPQPIPPYLLAFAVGSLAPKELGPRSRVWAEPELLEDAAAEFEDVDAMLRVAESLFGPYDWERFDVLTMPPSFPYGGMENPRLTFLTPTLLAGDKSLVNVVAHELAHSWTGNLVTNASAEHFWLNEGFTVFAERRILEALEGAEVAALHGALGRRSLDTALEHFRAHPHLTVLRTHLTGVDPDEVFSQVPYEKGYLLLRALEDAVGRETFDGYLRRYISTHRFQALTTEDFVAFTERELPGALAKVNGDAYLHQPGIPATAPAPHSHRLEELRRLQGSVPSLEEAKAWTPTEWQLFLESLPPNTSREVLKSLDERFHFTQSRNSEVLVAWLVAALRGHYAPALERTEAFLGEVGRMKYLKPLYHVLASTKEYRGKAREIFKKHAERYHPIARQGVESILSRA from the coding sequence ATGGCCCGCCTCGACCCACACTCGTTCAACGACGACACCCAGCCCGCCACCGAATCCCTGGATTGGAAGGCGCGGGTGGACTTCCGGACCCGACGCCTCCACGCGGAGGTCACCCTCACCCTCCGGGAGGCCTCCGCAGGCCCGCTGGACCTGGATACCCGGGATCTCGACATTCGTGCGGTGGTGGACGCACAAGGCAGGCCCCTGCCCTACCTGCTGTCTCCCCCCGAGCCCATCCTGGGCAGCCGGCTGCGCGTGGAGCTGCCCGCGGGGCTGCGCCAGCTCACGGTGCGCTATCGCACCTCGCCCCAGTCCAGCGCCTTGCAGTGGCTGACGCCCTCCCAGACGGCAGGAGGCCTGCACCCCTTTCTGTTCAGCCAGTGCCAGGCCATCCACGCACGCTCCGTGGTGCCGCTCCAGGACACCCCGCGCATCCGCGTGCGCTACACGGCGGCGCTCACCCTGCCCAAGGCCCTCAAGGCGGTGATGGCGGCCGGATTCCTGCGCCGGGAGGAGCACGGCGTGGAGGCGGTGGAGCACTACGAAATGCCCCAGCCGATTCCGCCCTACCTGCTCGCCTTCGCGGTGGGGAGCCTCGCGCCCAAGGAGCTGGGGCCGCGCTCCCGCGTCTGGGCCGAGCCCGAGCTGCTCGAGGACGCGGCCGCCGAGTTCGAGGATGTGGATGCCATGCTGCGCGTGGCCGAGTCCCTCTTCGGACCGTATGACTGGGAGCGCTTCGATGTGCTCACCATGCCGCCCTCGTTCCCCTACGGGGGCATGGAGAACCCGCGCCTCACCTTCCTGACCCCCACGCTGCTCGCGGGGGACAAGAGCCTGGTGAACGTGGTGGCGCACGAGCTGGCGCACTCCTGGACGGGCAACCTCGTCACCAATGCCTCCGCCGAGCACTTCTGGCTCAACGAGGGCTTCACCGTCTTCGCCGAGCGGCGGATCCTCGAAGCGCTGGAGGGCGCCGAGGTGGCCGCGCTCCACGGGGCGCTGGGCCGCCGCTCGCTGGACACGGCGCTGGAGCACTTCCGGGCCCACCCGCATCTGACCGTGCTGCGCACCCACCTCACCGGCGTGGATCCAGACGAGGTGTTCTCCCAGGTGCCCTATGAGAAGGGCTACCTGTTGCTGCGGGCCCTGGAGGATGCCGTGGGCCGGGAGACCTTCGACGGGTACCTGCGCCGCTACATCAGCACCCATCGCTTCCAGGCCCTCACCACCGAGGACTTCGTCGCCTTCACCGAGCGCGAGCTGCCCGGCGCCCTCGCGAAGGTGAATGGGGATGCCTACCTGCACCAGCCCGGCATCCCCGCCACCGCGCCCGCGCCCCATTCCCACCGCCTGGAGGAGCTGCGGCGCCTCCAGGGCTCGGTTCCTTCCCTCGAGGAGGCGAAGGCGTGGACGCCCACCGAGTGGCAGCTCTTCCTGGAGTCGCTCCCGCCCAACACCTCGCGCGAGGTGCTGAAGTCGCTGGATGAGCGCTTCCACTTCACCCAGAGCCGCAACTCGGAGGTGCTGGTGGCCTGGCTGGTGGCCGCGCTGAGGGGCCACTATGCCCCCGCGTTGGAGCGGACCGAGGCCTTCCTAGGCGAGGTGGGCCGCATGAAGTACCTCAAGCCCCTTTATCACGTGCTGGCGTCCACCAAGGAGTACCGGGGCAAGGCGCGAGAGATCTTCAAGAAGCACGCGGAGCGCTACCACCCCATTGCCCGTCAAGGGGTGGAAAGCATCCTCTCCCGGGCTTGA
- a CDS encoding VIT domain-containing protein, with product MLLTRPFTALLLMGFLLAGCDRNTSKPPPSPPARVPPAPNPLAETFKKAGLAAPVTELGHPDTGEVRLDELRDSVADPQEITEAELAKFSPAQQPSPSEESEDDERAASPAPTGARPPPPPPPAPEPMREAPGEGFGAGGVAAAPAPSSAAAPVLEQRRREVIQVIRGGGGASLGGAAAPSQDEASPKKKGEAQGAAAPPPVLPKVEAAPRAAKVLVADESGRYHPLKTRAIRVVTYIQGSRARTVVDSLFENDSDRTLEGTFYHPLPGGATVAGFAMYSGAVAVDTPSLFQSAELLPPLGDGSAKAENLGAAAPPSPPGAKRSWGERQEARVVEQKRAREVYEEVVRRNVDPALLEWAGASTFSARVFPLPPKSLKRVVIAYEQTLLFDGQHLRYTWPLPPGAGKELKVSARVHVDPRHADKVNLQPGQDLRPRPLGDWQAYDFPELKGDGALSVALIPRSPEADVLVGRDAAGLPGQAFHARVRLPAKLTSATEGPPTGRAVLVVDTSLSVEDGNAWALQAATLRALLEKDETLKEYAVLLFDVRPRWLHAPGWRANDAAHRQETFAELEHLFLEGASHVEGALEELDRASREWLKPAQPQERVTAFLLSDGNATWGQSRVDALISRHPSAEGLRWVTYRFGESAVNTELFDALARASGGRGVTVLSGSEVDAAAKAHRAGSVVLARVGVKGAEVKDLVVAGQPHLLFPGQELQVAGRLPAEGPAELEVVTRAGDQEQVLRIPFPRNQDSLFAPRAWAELFVARLVALDDERLDRMVVALSQHYRLAHARASMLILESEGDYTRYAVRNEQVDLENLENLRRREEDQRRDKLLGIDLEGVPDDGRAVVKQLTGLKTELTALLRRQPLRDEPYAGGTERLDAELLYRKARRENRDDVLIYEAISRKRAFAGDTWGAVRALSSPVELRPKDPEALRLVGYGMLALGQYPAAAELFEHVRLNRPFEGQAFLEEALALDAAGRYAEAARNYEIVLARAWARHASQVKTVASYHYARMLSALARHPGAKPVASLLQNRREALKKDTGAEESLDFQPIGYQLTTHWNSDSTDIDLWVIEPNGERCFYSHKNTSLGGHLFWDITDGLGPELYHARKVAPGTYHVVVHYYGNNSSRYVVPTSLLLVSDRNVFTPEDTYQRRFQVRILPNKSALLLLRREELLPVKQL from the coding sequence ATGCTCCTCACACGGCCCTTTACCGCCCTGCTGCTGATGGGGTTTCTGCTCGCGGGATGCGATCGCAACACGTCGAAGCCTCCCCCTTCGCCCCCGGCGCGCGTTCCCCCGGCCCCGAATCCCCTCGCCGAGACGTTCAAAAAGGCCGGGCTGGCGGCTCCCGTCACCGAGCTGGGGCATCCCGACACGGGGGAGGTGCGCCTCGACGAGCTCCGGGATTCCGTGGCGGATCCGCAGGAAATCACCGAGGCCGAGCTGGCGAAATTCTCACCAGCGCAACAGCCCTCTCCCTCTGAAGAGTCAGAGGACGACGAGCGGGCCGCATCGCCTGCCCCCACCGGCGCGCGCCCACCCCCACCCCCGCCCCCTGCCCCAGAACCCATGCGCGAGGCCCCCGGAGAGGGTTTCGGAGCCGGTGGCGTGGCGGCGGCACCCGCCCCCTCCAGCGCCGCTGCGCCCGTGCTGGAGCAAAGGAGGCGCGAGGTCATCCAGGTCATCCGGGGCGGAGGTGGAGCTTCCCTGGGAGGGGCCGCTGCGCCTTCCCAGGACGAGGCCAGTCCCAAGAAAAAAGGAGAGGCCCAGGGGGCTGCGGCGCCCCCTCCCGTGCTGCCCAAGGTGGAGGCAGCGCCCCGGGCGGCCAAGGTGCTGGTCGCTGACGAGTCCGGCCGTTACCACCCGCTGAAGACTCGGGCGATCCGCGTGGTGACCTACATCCAGGGATCCCGGGCGCGCACGGTGGTGGACTCCCTCTTCGAGAATGACTCGGACCGCACCCTGGAGGGAACCTTCTACCACCCGCTGCCCGGCGGGGCGACGGTGGCGGGCTTCGCCATGTATTCGGGCGCGGTGGCGGTGGACACGCCCTCGCTCTTCCAGTCCGCGGAGCTGCTGCCGCCCTTGGGAGACGGCTCCGCCAAGGCGGAGAACCTGGGGGCCGCCGCGCCTCCGAGCCCACCGGGGGCCAAGCGCTCCTGGGGCGAGCGTCAGGAAGCCCGCGTCGTCGAGCAGAAACGCGCCCGTGAGGTGTACGAGGAAGTGGTGCGGCGCAACGTGGACCCCGCGCTGCTGGAGTGGGCAGGCGCTTCGACTTTCAGCGCACGCGTGTTCCCGCTTCCGCCCAAGTCCCTCAAGCGCGTGGTGATCGCCTACGAGCAGACGCTGCTCTTCGATGGGCAGCACCTGCGCTACACGTGGCCCCTGCCACCGGGCGCGGGCAAGGAACTGAAAGTGTCCGCCCGGGTGCACGTGGATCCGCGCCACGCGGACAAGGTGAACCTCCAACCGGGTCAGGACCTCCGGCCGCGCCCCCTCGGCGACTGGCAGGCGTATGACTTCCCCGAGCTGAAGGGAGACGGAGCGCTGTCGGTGGCGCTCATCCCCCGGAGCCCCGAAGCGGACGTGCTGGTCGGCCGAGACGCCGCGGGACTTCCCGGCCAGGCTTTCCACGCACGGGTCCGGCTGCCCGCGAAGCTGACCTCGGCCACCGAAGGCCCTCCCACCGGGCGCGCCGTGCTGGTGGTGGACACCTCGCTCTCCGTGGAGGACGGCAACGCGTGGGCCCTCCAGGCCGCCACCTTGCGCGCGCTGCTGGAGAAGGACGAAACGCTGAAGGAGTACGCGGTGCTCCTCTTCGATGTGCGCCCTCGCTGGCTGCATGCCCCGGGCTGGCGCGCCAATGATGCCGCGCACCGCCAGGAGACCTTCGCCGAGTTGGAGCACCTGTTCCTGGAAGGGGCCTCGCACGTGGAGGGGGCCCTGGAGGAGCTGGATCGGGCCTCGCGCGAGTGGCTCAAGCCCGCGCAGCCCCAGGAGCGGGTGACGGCGTTCTTGCTGTCGGACGGAAACGCCACCTGGGGCCAGAGCCGGGTGGATGCGTTGATCTCCCGCCACCCCAGCGCGGAGGGGCTGCGCTGGGTGACCTACCGCTTTGGCGAGTCCGCGGTGAACACGGAGTTGTTCGACGCGTTGGCGCGCGCCAGTGGAGGCCGGGGGGTGACCGTGCTGTCCGGCTCCGAGGTGGATGCGGCGGCCAAGGCCCACCGGGCAGGCTCGGTGGTGCTGGCGCGCGTGGGGGTGAAGGGAGCGGAGGTGAAGGACCTGGTGGTGGCGGGCCAGCCGCACCTCCTCTTTCCCGGTCAGGAACTCCAGGTGGCGGGCAGGCTGCCCGCGGAGGGCCCAGCGGAGCTGGAGGTGGTGACCCGGGCCGGAGACCAGGAGCAGGTGCTGCGCATTCCGTTCCCCCGCAACCAGGACAGCCTCTTCGCGCCGCGTGCCTGGGCGGAGCTGTTCGTGGCGCGGCTGGTGGCGCTCGACGATGAGCGCCTGGACCGGATGGTGGTGGCCCTCAGCCAGCACTACCGCCTGGCCCATGCGCGCGCCTCCATGCTCATCCTGGAATCCGAGGGGGACTACACGCGCTATGCGGTGCGCAACGAGCAGGTGGACCTGGAGAACCTGGAGAACCTGCGGCGCCGCGAGGAGGATCAGCGCCGGGACAAGCTGCTGGGCATCGACCTGGAGGGCGTTCCTGACGACGGCCGCGCCGTGGTGAAGCAGCTGACGGGCCTCAAGACGGAGCTGACCGCCCTGCTGCGACGCCAGCCCCTGCGGGACGAGCCCTATGCGGGTGGGACGGAGCGGCTGGACGCGGAGCTGCTCTACCGGAAGGCCCGGCGTGAGAACCGGGACGACGTGCTGATCTACGAGGCCATCTCCCGCAAGCGGGCCTTCGCGGGGGACACCTGGGGCGCGGTGCGCGCGCTCTCCTCCCCCGTGGAGCTGCGGCCGAAGGATCCCGAAGCCCTGCGGCTGGTTGGCTACGGAATGCTGGCGCTGGGCCAGTACCCGGCGGCGGCGGAGCTCTTCGAGCACGTGCGGCTGAACCGGCCCTTCGAGGGGCAGGCATTCCTCGAGGAAGCGCTCGCCCTGGATGCGGCGGGCCGCTACGCGGAGGCCGCCCGAAACTACGAGATCGTCCTGGCACGCGCCTGGGCACGGCACGCCTCCCAGGTGAAGACGGTGGCGTCCTACCACTATGCCCGCATGCTCTCGGCCCTGGCGCGCCACCCGGGCGCGAAGCCCGTGGCGTCCCTGCTCCAGAACCGGCGGGAGGCCCTGAAGAAAGACACGGGCGCCGAAGAGTCCCTGGACTTCCAGCCCATCGGCTACCAGCTCACCACGCACTGGAACTCGGACAGCACGGACATCGATCTGTGGGTCATCGAGCCCAACGGCGAGCGCTGCTTCTACTCCCACAAAAACACGAGCCTGGGAGGACACCTCTTCTGGGACATCACGGACGGACTGGGGCCCGAGCTGTACCACGCGCGCAAGGTGGCCCCCGGGACCTACCATGTGGTGGTGCACTACTACGGCAACAACTCGTCGCGGTACGTGGTGCCCACGTCCTTGCTGCTGGTGAGCGACCGCAACGTCTTCACCCCGGAGGACACGTACCAGCGCCGATTCCAGGTGCGCATCCTGCCCAACAAGAGCGCCCTGCTGCTCTTGCGCCGCGAGGAGCTGCTTCCCGTGAAGCAGCTCTGA
- a CDS encoding alpha/beta hydrolase, whose amino-acid sequence MKFHLLVAGLLAVPAASAFAASLEPKAQAVIDALDKEGGAPIHQMPLAASREFIRKAQAGEVKKPAADIEDRIIPGGDIGEVSVRIVRPKGVPGLLPAVIYLHGGGWVLGDKDTHDLLIRELAQGTQAAIVFVNYSPSPEAHFPVAIEQAYATAKWVAENGKKAKLDGSRLAIAGDSAGGDMTAAVTLMAKQRGGPKLRYQVLFSPVTDSTFTTGSYLEFQNGPLLTKPTMEWFWQQYVRTDADRVNILAAPLRASLEELSGLPPALVITSENDVLRDEGEAYARKLAQAGVSVTGVRYLGTFHDFMMFNAVSDTSAFKSAIQQASSALKDALKK is encoded by the coding sequence GTGAAATTCCATCTGCTGGTTGCAGGACTGCTGGCGGTTCCGGCCGCGAGCGCTTTCGCCGCCTCGCTCGAGCCGAAGGCACAAGCCGTCATTGATGCGCTCGACAAGGAGGGGGGAGCCCCCATCCACCAGATGCCGCTTGCGGCATCCCGCGAGTTCATTCGCAAGGCGCAAGCGGGGGAGGTGAAGAAGCCCGCGGCGGACATCGAGGACCGGATCATTCCGGGGGGAGACATTGGAGAGGTCTCCGTTCGCATCGTGCGCCCCAAGGGCGTGCCGGGTCTGCTCCCCGCGGTCATCTACCTGCACGGCGGAGGGTGGGTGCTGGGCGACAAGGACACCCATGATCTCCTCATCCGGGAGCTCGCCCAGGGAACCCAGGCCGCCATCGTCTTCGTCAATTACAGCCCTTCTCCCGAGGCCCATTTTCCCGTCGCCATCGAGCAGGCCTACGCGACCGCGAAGTGGGTGGCCGAGAACGGAAAGAAGGCGAAGCTCGACGGCTCGCGGCTGGCCATCGCGGGCGACAGCGCGGGCGGGGACATGACCGCGGCGGTAACGCTCATGGCGAAGCAGCGCGGCGGACCGAAGCTGCGCTACCAGGTGCTCTTCTCACCGGTGACCGACTCCACGTTCACCACCGGCTCCTATCTGGAGTTCCAGAATGGCCCCCTGCTCACCAAGCCCACGATGGAGTGGTTCTGGCAGCAGTACGTCCGCACGGACGCGGACCGCGTCAACATCCTGGCGGCCCCACTGCGCGCCTCGCTCGAAGAGCTGAGCGGCCTGCCCCCCGCGCTCGTCATCACCAGCGAGAACGACGTGCTGCGCGATGAAGGGGAGGCGTATGCCCGGAAGCTCGCCCAGGCAGGGGTGAGCGTCACGGGCGTCCGCTACCTGGGCACCTTCCACGACTTCATGATGTTCAACGCCGTCTCGGACACGTCCGCCTTCAAGTCGGCCATCCAGCAGGCCAGCAGTGCCTTGAAGGACGCCCTCAAGAAATAG
- a CDS encoding DNA-methyltransferase has translation MSAEATALKPVEKSLKQSEFAKSDAYKLYQGDSVELLNQFPEQQFDLVFADPPYFLSNGGFTCKSGKRASVQKGAWDVSRGVEEDHRFTTEWLKACQRVLKPTGTLWVSGTQHVIFNVGFAMQKLGFKLLNTVTWYKPNASPNLSCRYFTHSTELLIWASPKPAKTLQHTFNYARMKTENGGKQMRDVWNLPRTGEEELTADGTGRMWTQIAPRREEKALGSHPTQKPVALLERIIEASTPEDATVLDPFNGSGTTGVAALKLGRRYTGIDLDANYLSLTKKRLDALKR, from the coding sequence ATGTCCGCGGAAGCCACTGCGCTGAAGCCTGTCGAGAAGTCCCTGAAGCAGAGCGAGTTCGCGAAGTCGGATGCGTACAAGCTGTATCAGGGCGACAGCGTGGAGCTGCTCAATCAGTTCCCCGAGCAGCAGTTCGATCTGGTCTTCGCGGATCCGCCCTATTTCCTCTCCAACGGCGGCTTCACCTGCAAGAGCGGCAAGCGTGCCTCGGTGCAGAAGGGGGCATGGGATGTGTCGCGCGGGGTGGAGGAGGATCACCGCTTCACCACCGAGTGGCTCAAGGCGTGCCAGCGGGTGCTCAAGCCCACGGGGACGCTGTGGGTGAGCGGCACGCAGCACGTCATCTTCAACGTCGGCTTCGCGATGCAGAAGCTCGGCTTCAAGCTGCTGAACACCGTCACTTGGTACAAGCCGAACGCCAGCCCGAACCTGTCGTGCCGGTACTTCACGCACTCGACCGAGCTGCTCATCTGGGCCTCGCCCAAGCCGGCGAAGACGTTGCAGCACACGTTCAACTACGCGCGGATGAAGACCGAGAACGGCGGCAAGCAGATGCGCGACGTGTGGAACCTGCCGCGCACCGGCGAGGAAGAGCTGACGGCGGATGGCACCGGGCGGATGTGGACGCAGATTGCGCCGCGCCGCGAGGAGAAGGCGCTGGGGAGTCACCCCACGCAGAAGCCGGTGGCGCTGCTGGAGCGCATCATCGAGGCCAGCACGCCCGAGGACGCGACGGTGCTGGACCCGTTCAACGGCAGCGGCACCACGGGCGTGGCGGCGCTGAAGCTGGGCCGCCGCTACACGGGCATCGACCTCGATGCCAACTACCTGAGCCTGACGAAGAAGCGCCTGGACGCACTGAAGCGCTGA
- the rpmE gene encoding 50S ribosomal protein L31 has product MKPEMHPVYPPARITCACGNTVETKSTRGSFSVEICSNCHPFFTGKYKLVDTAGRIDRFRKKYAGNVAKEETAAAGAEAAPAAGAKKAKAKA; this is encoded by the coding sequence ATGAAGCCCGAAATGCACCCGGTCTACCCGCCTGCGCGCATCACCTGTGCCTGCGGCAACACCGTCGAGACCAAGTCCACGCGCGGCTCGTTCTCGGTGGAAATCTGCTCGAACTGCCACCCCTTCTTCACGGGCAAGTACAAGCTCGTTGACACGGCGGGCCGCATCGACCGGTTCCGCAAGAAGTACGCGGGCAACGTCGCCAAGGAGGAGACCGCCGCGGCGGGCGCCGAGGCCGCTCCGGCCGCGGGTGCCAAGAAGGCCAAGGCCAAGGCGTAG